From Pseudomonas asiatica, the proteins below share one genomic window:
- the rplQ gene encoding 50S ribosomal protein L17 produces the protein MRHRKSGRHLSRTSSHRKAMFQNMAVSLIEHELIKTTLPKAKELRRVAEPLITLAKEDSVANRRLAFDRTRSKSAVGKLFNDLGKRYATRQGGYLRILKCGFRAGDNAPMAYVELVDRPVGGAVEAAE, from the coding sequence ATGCGTCATCGTAAAAGTGGACGTCACCTGAGCCGTACCAGCTCTCACCGCAAGGCTATGTTCCAGAACATGGCAGTGTCGCTGATCGAGCACGAGCTGATCAAAACCACCCTGCCGAAAGCCAAGGAACTGCGCCGCGTTGCCGAGCCGCTGATCACCCTGGCCAAGGAAGACAGCGTAGCTAACCGCCGTCTGGCCTTCGATCGTACCCGTTCGAAGTCCGCTGTTGGCAAGCTGTTCAACGACCTGGGCAAGCGTTACGCCACCCGTCAGGGCGGCTACCTGCGCATCCTGAAGTGCGGTTTCCGCGCTGGCGACAACGCTCCTATGGCGTACGTCGAGCTGGTTGATCGTCCGGTCGGCGGTGCTGTAGAAGCTGCTGAGTAA
- a CDS encoding catalase, whose amino-acid sequence MSKILTTASGAPVADNQNSRSAGPRGPLLLDDFHLIEKLAHFNRENIPERRVHAKGSGAYGTFTVTRDITDYTSAKLFEQVGKQTETFLRFSTVGGERGSSDTERDPRGFAVKFYTEEGNWDIVGNNTPVFFIRDPLKFPDFIHTQKRHPQSNLKNAQMMWDFWSHSPEALHQVTILFSDRGIPDGYRHMHGFGSHTYSLINAKGERTWVKWHFKTQQGIKNLAPADAARLAGTDPDYAQRDLFEAIERGDYPRWTVCIQVMSEAEAASRDENPFDVTKTWSQKVYPLIEVGVLELNRNPLNYFAEVEQAAFGPSNMVPGVGLSPDRMLQGRVFAYADAHRYRVGTNHQQLPVNAPRCPVNSYQRDGSMATATYGSAPNYEPNSYSDAPKQSPSHAEPALALNGSADRYDHREDTDYYSHAGALFRLMNDEQKALLINNIAGTMAGVSEDVIRRQLQYFFKADPAYGEGVAKALGINLA is encoded by the coding sequence ATGAGCAAGATTCTCACCACCGCCAGCGGTGCACCTGTAGCAGACAACCAGAATTCCCGTTCCGCCGGCCCGCGCGGCCCGCTGCTGCTCGACGACTTCCACCTGATCGAGAAGCTCGCCCACTTCAATCGCGAGAACATTCCTGAGCGCCGCGTACACGCAAAAGGCTCGGGCGCCTACGGCACCTTTACCGTCACCCGCGATATCACCGATTACACCAGTGCCAAGTTGTTTGAACAGGTTGGCAAGCAGACCGAAACCTTCCTGCGCTTCTCCACCGTTGGTGGTGAGCGTGGCTCCTCTGATACCGAGCGCGATCCCCGTGGTTTTGCCGTCAAGTTCTACACCGAGGAAGGTAACTGGGACATCGTCGGCAACAACACGCCGGTGTTCTTCATCCGCGACCCACTGAAGTTTCCGGACTTTATCCACACCCAGAAGCGTCACCCACAATCCAACCTGAAGAACGCCCAGATGATGTGGGACTTCTGGTCGCACTCTCCCGAGGCGCTGCATCAGGTCACCATTCTGTTCTCCGATCGCGGCATTCCGGACGGCTACCGCCACATGCACGGTTTCGGTAGCCATACCTACAGCCTGATCAATGCCAAGGGTGAACGCACCTGGGTCAAATGGCACTTCAAGACCCAGCAAGGCATCAAGAACCTCGCACCGGCAGATGCCGCGCGCCTGGCAGGTACTGACCCGGACTACGCCCAGCGCGACCTGTTCGAAGCCATCGAGCGGGGCGATTACCCACGCTGGACCGTATGCATCCAGGTGATGAGCGAAGCCGAGGCTGCCAGCCGCGACGAAAACCCCTTCGACGTGACCAAAACCTGGTCGCAGAAGGTCTACCCGCTGATTGAAGTGGGCGTGCTGGAGCTCAACCGTAACCCGCTCAACTACTTTGCCGAGGTCGAGCAGGCTGCGTTTGGCCCGAGCAACATGGTGCCGGGTGTTGGCCTGTCGCCGGACCGCATGCTGCAAGGGCGGGTATTCGCCTACGCCGACGCGCACCGCTACCGGGTGGGCACCAACCATCAGCAACTGCCGGTGAACGCACCACGCTGCCCGGTCAACAGCTACCAGCGTGATGGTTCCATGGCCACTGCCACTTACGGCAGCGCGCCGAACTATGAGCCCAACAGCTACAGCGATGCGCCGAAGCAGTCGCCAAGCCACGCCGAGCCTGCACTGGCCCTGAATGGTTCGGCAGACCGCTACGACCACCGCGAGGACACCGACTACTATAGCCACGCCGGCGCGCTGTTCCGCCTGATGAACGATGAGCAGAAAGCCCTGCTGATAAACAACATTGCCGGCACCATGGCAGGCGTCAGCGAAGACGTGATCCGGCGTCAGCTGCAATACTTCTTCAAGGCCGATCCGGCCTATGGCGAAGGGGTTGCCAAGGCCTTGGGCATCAATCTCGCCTAA
- the bfr gene encoding bacterioferritin gives MQGHPDVINYLVTLLKGELAARDQYFIHSRMYEDWGLSKLYERINHEMEEETQHADALMRRILMLEGTPDMRADDLEVGSTVPEMIEADLKLEYKVRGALCKGIELCELHKDYISRDILRAQLADTEEDHTYWLEKQQGLIKAIGLENYLQSQM, from the coding sequence ATGCAAGGTCACCCGGACGTAATCAACTACCTCGTTACGCTGCTGAAGGGCGAACTGGCGGCTCGCGACCAGTACTTCATTCACTCGCGTATGTACGAAGACTGGGGCCTGTCCAAGCTCTACGAGCGCATCAACCACGAAATGGAAGAAGAGACGCAGCACGCCGATGCCCTGATGCGTCGCATCCTCATGCTCGAAGGCACCCCTGACATGCGCGCGGATGACCTGGAAGTGGGCAGCACCGTGCCGGAAATGATCGAGGCCGACCTCAAGCTCGAGTACAAGGTACGCGGCGCGCTGTGCAAAGGCATCGAACTGTGCGAACTGCACAAGGACTACATCAGCCGCGATATCCTGCGCGCACAGTTGGCTGATACCGAAGAAGATCACACCTACTGGCTGGAGAAGCAGCAGGGGCTGATCAAGGCCATTGGCCTGGAGAATTACCTGCAGTCGCAGATGTAA
- the uvrA gene encoding excinuclease ABC subunit UvrA gives MDKILIRGARTHNLKNIDLTLPRDKLIVITGLSGSGKSSLAFDTLYAEGQRRYVESLSAYARQFLSMMEKPDVDTIEGLSPAISIEQKSTSHNPRSTVGTITEIYDYLRLLYARVGTPRCPDHDIPLEAQTISQMVDLVLERPEGSKLMLLAPVVRERKGEHLAVFDELRAQGFVRARVNGKLYELDELPKLDKQKKHSIDVVVDRFKVRADLQQRLAESFETALKLADGIALVAPMDDEPGEETIFSARFACPVCGHAISELEPKLFSFNNPAGACPTCDGLGVKQFFDTKRLVNAELTLAEGAIRGWDRRNVYYFQMLGSLAAHYGFSLEEPFGQLSAEHQKVILQGSGKQSVDFKYLNDRGDIVKRSHPFEGIVPNLERRYRETESATVREELAKFLGTQPCPDCRGTRLRREARHVWVGEKTLPAVTNLPIGEASNYFGELTLTGRRGEIAAKILKEICERLQFLVNVGLDYLTLDRSADTLSGGEAQRIRLASQIGAGLVGVMYILDEPSIGLHQRDNDRLLATLNHLRDLGNTVIVVEHDEDAIRLADYVVDIGPGAGVHGGQIVAEGSPQEVMEHPDSLTGKYLSGRKKIVVPAKRTPRNKKLQLKLKGARGNNLQNVDLEIPIGLLTCVTGVSGSGKSTLINNTLFPLAATALNGSSSLEAAPHASMDGLQHLDKVVDIDQSPIGRTPRSNPATYTGIFTPIRELFSGVPESRSRGYGPGRFSFNVKGGRCEACQGDGLIKVEMHFLPDIYVPCDVCKSKRYNRETLEIKYKGKNIHEVLEMTIEDAREFFDAVPALARKLQTLMDVGLSYIKLGQSATTLSGGEAQRVKLSRELSKRDTGKTLYILDEPTTGLHFADIQQLLDVLHRLRDHGNTVVVIEHNLDVIKTADWLVDLGPEGGSKGGQIIACGTPEELSTMKQSYTGHYLKPLLERDRA, from the coding sequence GTGGACAAGATCCTGATTCGTGGGGCACGTACCCACAACCTGAAGAACATCGACCTGACCCTGCCCCGGGACAAGCTGATCGTGATCACCGGCCTATCCGGTTCCGGCAAGTCGTCCCTGGCGTTCGACACTCTGTACGCCGAAGGCCAGCGCCGCTATGTGGAATCGCTGTCGGCCTACGCCCGGCAGTTCCTGTCGATGATGGAAAAGCCCGACGTCGACACCATCGAAGGCCTGTCGCCGGCCATTTCCATCGAGCAGAAGTCGACCTCGCACAACCCCCGCTCCACGGTCGGCACCATCACCGAAATCTACGACTATCTGCGCCTGCTGTACGCTCGCGTGGGTACCCCACGCTGCCCGGATCACGATATCCCGCTGGAAGCGCAAACGATCAGCCAGATGGTCGACCTGGTGCTGGAGCGACCGGAAGGCAGCAAGCTGATGCTGCTGGCGCCGGTGGTGCGCGAGCGCAAGGGCGAGCACCTGGCGGTGTTCGACGAGCTGCGGGCCCAGGGCTTTGTGCGCGCCCGGGTCAACGGCAAGCTCTACGAGCTCGACGAACTGCCCAAGCTGGACAAGCAGAAAAAACACAGCATCGATGTGGTGGTGGACCGTTTCAAGGTCCGCGCCGACCTGCAACAGCGCCTGGCCGAGTCGTTCGAGACCGCGCTCAAGCTGGCCGACGGCATAGCCCTGGTCGCGCCGATGGATGACGAGCCCGGCGAAGAGACGATCTTCTCCGCGCGTTTCGCCTGCCCGGTCTGTGGTCATGCCATCAGCGAGCTGGAGCCGAAGCTGTTCTCCTTCAACAACCCCGCCGGCGCCTGCCCGACCTGCGATGGCCTGGGGGTGAAGCAGTTCTTCGACACCAAGCGCCTGGTCAATGCCGAGCTCACCTTGGCCGAAGGCGCGATCCGCGGCTGGGACCGGCGCAACGTGTACTACTTCCAGATGCTCGGCTCGCTGGCCGCGCATTACGGCTTCAGCCTTGAGGAACCATTCGGCCAGCTTTCGGCCGAGCACCAGAAGGTGATCCTGCAGGGCAGCGGCAAGCAGAGCGTCGACTTCAAGTACCTCAACGACCGTGGCGACATCGTCAAGCGCTCGCACCCGTTCGAAGGCATCGTGCCGAACCTGGAGCGTCGCTACCGCGAGACCGAGTCGGCCACCGTGCGCGAAGAACTGGCCAAGTTCCTCGGCACCCAGCCGTGCCCCGATTGCCGCGGCACCCGCCTGCGCCGTGAGGCAAGGCATGTGTGGGTGGGCGAAAAAACGCTACCGGCAGTGACCAACCTGCCGATCGGTGAAGCCAGCAACTACTTCGGCGAGCTGACTCTGACCGGACGCCGTGGCGAGATTGCGGCGAAGATCCTCAAGGAAATCTGCGAGCGCCTGCAGTTCCTGGTGAACGTCGGTCTCGACTATCTCACCCTGGACCGCAGCGCTGATACCCTGTCCGGTGGCGAAGCGCAGCGTATCCGCCTGGCCAGCCAGATCGGTGCTGGCCTGGTGGGAGTGATGTACATCCTCGATGAGCCGTCCATCGGCCTTCATCAACGTGACAATGACCGCCTGCTGGCCACCCTCAACCACCTGCGCGACCTGGGCAACACGGTGATCGTGGTGGAACACGACGAGGACGCCATCCGCCTGGCCGACTACGTGGTGGACATCGGCCCTGGGGCCGGCGTGCACGGCGGTCAGATCGTCGCCGAGGGGTCGCCGCAGGAGGTCATGGAGCACCCCGACTCGCTGACCGGCAAGTACCTGTCAGGGCGCAAGAAGATCGTAGTGCCGGCCAAGCGCACGCCGCGCAACAAGAAGCTGCAACTCAAGCTCAAGGGCGCGCGTGGCAACAACCTGCAAAACGTCGACCTTGAAATCCCGATCGGCCTGCTGACCTGCGTGACCGGGGTGTCCGGTTCGGGCAAGTCGACACTGATCAACAACACCCTGTTCCCACTGGCCGCGACCGCCCTGAATGGCTCAAGCAGCCTGGAAGCGGCGCCGCATGCCAGCATGGATGGCCTGCAGCACCTGGACAAGGTAGTGGACATCGACCAGAGCCCGATCGGCCGCACCCCTCGCTCGAACCCGGCGACCTACACCGGCATCTTCACGCCGATCCGCGAGCTGTTCTCCGGTGTGCCGGAATCGCGTTCGCGCGGCTATGGTCCGGGGCGTTTCTCGTTCAACGTCAAGGGAGGCCGTTGCGAGGCCTGCCAGGGCGATGGCCTGATCAAGGTGGAGATGCACTTCCTGCCGGACATCTATGTGCCATGCGACGTGTGCAAGAGCAAGCGCTACAACCGCGAAACCCTGGAGATCAAGTACAAGGGCAAGAACATCCACGAGGTGCTGGAAATGACCATCGAGGATGCCCGCGAGTTCTTCGACGCAGTGCCGGCGCTGGCGCGCAAGCTGCAGACGTTGATGGATGTGGGGCTGTCATACATCAAGCTGGGCCAGTCGGCGACCACGCTGTCGGGCGGTGAGGCACAGCGAGTGAAGCTGTCGCGCGAACTGTCCAAGCGTGACACCGGCAAGACCCTGTACATCCTCGACGAGCCGACCACGGGCCTGCACTTTGCCGATATTCAGCAGTTGCTGGACGTGCTGCATCGCCTGCGCGACCACGGCAATACCGTGGTGGTGATCGAGCACAACCTGGATGTGATCAAGACCGCGGATTGGCTGGTGGATCTGGGGCCGGAGGGTGGCTCGAAAGGCGGACAGATCATCGCCTGCGGTACGCCGGAAGAACTGAGTACGATGAAGCAGTCGTATACCGGGCACTACCTGAAACCGTTGCTGGAGCGGGATCGGGCGTAA
- a CDS encoding MFS transporter has translation MHDTHNERMSGGETRAAGGLALVFAFRMLGMFMVLPVLATYGMDLAGATPALIGLAIGAYGLTQAVLQIPFGMISDRIGRRPVIYLGLVIFALGSVLAAQADSIWGVIAGRILQGAGAISAAVMALLSDLTREQHRTKAMAMIGMSIGLSFAVAMVVGPLLTRAFGLSGLFLATAGLALVGILLIAFVVPNTHSILQHRESGVARQAIGPTLRHPDLLRLDVGIFILHAILMASFVALPLAFVERGGLPKEQHWWVYLTALFISFFAMVPFIIYGEKKRKMKRVLAGAVSVLLLVEVFFWQWADGLRGLVIGTVVFFTAFNLLEASLPSLVSKVSPAGGKGTAMGVYSTSQFLGAALGGILGGWLFQHGGLNMVFLGCAVLCAIWLVVALRMNEPPYVTSLRMPLTPEAVREAGLTERLMAVPGVTDAVVVAEEAAIYIKLDTKILDRTTLERLVNPASSACEA, from the coding sequence ATGCACGACACCCACAACGAGCGTATGAGTGGCGGCGAAACCCGCGCCGCTGGCGGCCTGGCCCTGGTCTTTGCCTTTCGTATGCTGGGCATGTTCATGGTCTTGCCGGTGCTGGCCACCTACGGCATGGACCTGGCCGGTGCCACGCCTGCGCTGATCGGCCTGGCCATTGGTGCCTATGGCCTGACCCAGGCCGTATTGCAGATCCCGTTCGGGATGATTTCCGATCGCATCGGCCGCCGGCCTGTGATTTACCTGGGGCTGGTCATCTTTGCCCTGGGCAGTGTATTGGCGGCCCAGGCCGACTCCATCTGGGGTGTGATTGCCGGGCGTATCCTGCAGGGTGCCGGGGCGATTTCCGCTGCGGTCATGGCGCTGCTGTCCGACCTCACCCGCGAGCAGCACCGGACCAAGGCCATGGCCATGATCGGCATGAGCATCGGCCTTTCGTTTGCCGTCGCCATGGTCGTCGGCCCATTGCTGACTCGTGCCTTTGGCTTGTCAGGATTGTTCCTCGCCACGGCAGGACTTGCCCTGGTCGGCATCCTGCTGATCGCCTTTGTGGTGCCCAATACCCACAGCATCCTGCAGCACCGTGAGTCGGGTGTGGCGCGCCAGGCCATCGGCCCGACCCTGCGCCATCCGGACCTTCTGCGCCTGGATGTGGGCATCTTCATCCTCCACGCCATCCTCATGGCCAGCTTCGTCGCATTGCCACTGGCCTTTGTCGAGCGCGGCGGTCTTCCGAAGGAACAGCACTGGTGGGTGTACCTGACCGCGTTGTTCATCTCATTTTTTGCAATGGTCCCGTTCATCATCTATGGCGAAAAAAAGCGCAAGATGAAACGCGTGCTGGCCGGGGCGGTCAGTGTGTTGCTGCTGGTGGAGGTGTTCTTCTGGCAGTGGGCTGACGGTTTGCGCGGACTGGTGATCGGCACCGTGGTATTCTTTACTGCATTCAACCTGCTGGAGGCATCGCTGCCTTCGCTGGTGAGCAAGGTGTCGCCTGCAGGTGGCAAGGGGACGGCAATGGGGGTCTACTCCACCAGCCAGTTCCTCGGCGCTGCCCTGGGAGGAATCCTCGGTGGCTGGTTGTTCCAGCACGGCGGGCTGAACATGGTGTTCCTCGGTTGTGCGGTACTGTGTGCCATCTGGTTGGTCGTCGCCTTGCGCATGAACGAGCCGCCCTATGTGACCAGCCTGCGCATGCCGCTGACGCCAGAGGCAGTCCGGGAAGCCGGCCTGACCGAGCGCCTGATGGCTGTGCCAGGTGTGACCGACGCCGTCGTGGTGGCGGAAGAAGCCGCCATCTATATCAAACTGGATACGAAAATTTTGGACCGTACGACCCTCGAGCGCCTGGTAAACCCGGCCTCTTCGGCGTGCGAAGCCTAG
- a CDS encoding single-stranded DNA-binding protein, with amino-acid sequence MARGVNKVILVGTCGQDPEVRYLPNGNAVTNLSLATSEQWTDKQSGQKVERTEWHRVSLFGKVAEIAGEYLRKGSQCYIEGKLQTREWEKDGIKRYTTEIIVDINGTMQLLGGRPQNQQQGGDPYNQGGGNYGGGQPQQYNQAPRQQAPRPQQAPQRPAPQQPAPQPAADFDSFDDDIPF; translated from the coding sequence ATGGCCCGTGGGGTTAACAAAGTCATTCTGGTCGGCACCTGTGGCCAGGATCCCGAAGTCCGCTACCTGCCCAACGGTAACGCCGTGACCAACCTGAGCCTGGCTACCAGCGAGCAGTGGACCGACAAGCAGTCGGGCCAGAAGGTCGAGCGTACCGAGTGGCACCGTGTGTCGCTGTTCGGCAAGGTTGCCGAAATCGCCGGCGAATATCTGCGCAAAGGTTCGCAGTGCTACATCGAAGGCAAGCTGCAGACCCGCGAGTGGGAAAAAGACGGCATCAAGCGCTACACCACCGAGATCATCGTCGACATCAACGGCACCATGCAGCTGCTCGGCGGCCGCCCGCAGAACCAGCAGCAGGGCGGTGACCCGTACAACCAGGGTGGCGGCAACTACGGTGGCGGCCAGCCGCAGCAGTACAACCAGGCCCCACGCCAGCAGGCCCCGCGCCCGCAACAGGCTCCTCAGCGCCCGGCCCCGCAGCAGCCAGCCCCGCAGCCGGCGGCTGACTTCGACAGCTTCGATGACGATATTCCGTTCTGA
- a CDS encoding aminotransferase-like domain-containing protein: MWVPQYGDQTQPVYLMIANALEQDIESGRLAAGDRLPTLKDLAEALNVTPGTVGRAYDEAAKRGLVVGEVGRGTFVRQLRQRLSAPSVHTPATGESSQIDLSIIKPNDAHMSEWLGAAISELATSADLGQVLDYVTEGGHTSHKQAGAAWIQRWLPDARWQQVVLTSGAQHGLLVAISSLSNSDDVVLCESFCYPGIISLAHSMGRRLRGVAMDEHGLIPEALRAACLEHRPSLLVCVTTHQNPTNSIMPHARRQAIAEIAREFDLFIVDDDIYGFLEPAPDYQPLAAYAPERSVYLTSLSKSVLPALRIGYLYAPPQTLSRLSSMVRSSVWMPSPLMAQLARNLINSGMADQLVREQQEEAAARQQMAQEILGKYKIRSQPNSFHIWLELPEPWTSDEFANLARNNGVTVVSGSQFLPERSHASCGVRIALMAPSRQELGFALTKLVSLLDSPEPRLFY; the protein is encoded by the coding sequence ATGTGGGTCCCTCAATACGGCGATCAAACCCAGCCGGTTTACCTGATGATCGCTAATGCCCTTGAACAGGACATCGAAAGTGGTCGGCTTGCAGCAGGCGATCGTTTGCCCACCCTCAAAGACCTTGCCGAGGCACTGAATGTAACCCCCGGCACAGTTGGAAGAGCCTACGACGAAGCCGCCAAGCGCGGCCTGGTGGTTGGAGAGGTAGGCCGTGGCACATTTGTCAGGCAGTTGCGACAGCGGTTATCCGCCCCGTCGGTGCACACACCAGCTACTGGCGAAAGCAGCCAGATCGATCTCTCGATCATCAAACCCAACGACGCCCACATGAGTGAGTGGCTGGGTGCGGCCATCAGCGAGCTGGCCACCTCTGCGGACCTGGGACAGGTACTCGACTATGTGACAGAAGGTGGTCACACCTCCCACAAACAAGCAGGTGCAGCCTGGATTCAGCGCTGGCTGCCTGATGCGCGCTGGCAACAGGTTGTACTGACCTCTGGCGCACAGCATGGACTATTGGTGGCCATCAGCAGCCTGTCGAACAGCGACGATGTGGTGCTGTGTGAATCGTTCTGCTATCCCGGCATCATCTCCCTGGCCCACAGCATGGGCCGCCGCCTGCGTGGCGTGGCCATGGACGAGCATGGCCTTATTCCCGAGGCATTGCGCGCGGCCTGCCTGGAGCATCGCCCTTCCCTGTTGGTGTGTGTCACCACCCACCAGAACCCCACCAACTCGATCATGCCCCACGCACGGCGCCAGGCCATCGCAGAGATCGCCCGCGAGTTCGACCTGTTCATCGTCGATGACGATATCTACGGCTTCCTTGAACCCGCTCCGGATTACCAGCCACTGGCAGCGTATGCGCCAGAACGTTCGGTGTATCTCACCAGCCTGTCCAAAAGTGTGCTGCCGGCGCTGCGTATCGGTTACCTGTACGCTCCACCGCAAACCCTCTCGCGGCTATCGTCGATGGTACGCAGCAGCGTCTGGATGCCATCGCCGTTGATGGCACAACTGGCCCGCAACCTGATCAACAGCGGCATGGCCGACCAGTTGGTGCGAGAACAACAGGAAGAGGCTGCCGCGCGCCAGCAAATGGCCCAGGAGATCCTTGGCAAGTACAAGATCCGCAGCCAGCCCAACAGCTTCCACATCTGGCTGGAGTTGCCCGAGCCGTGGACCAGCGACGAATTCGCCAACCTGGCGCGTAACAACGGCGTCACTGTAGTCAGTGGCAGCCAGTTCCTGCCAGAGCGCAGCCACGCCAGCTGCGGCGTGCGCATCGCCTTGATGGCCCCCAGTCGTCAGGAGTTGGGCTTTGCCCTGACCAAGCTGGTCAGCCTGCTGGACTCGCCAGAGCCACGGTTGTTCTATTGA
- a CDS encoding sulfite exporter TauE/SafE family protein — protein sequence MEILGAFWAEHWLLAVLMLGAIAFVAGFVDSIAGGGGLFLVPGFLLVGMPPQVALGQEKLVSTVGTLAAIRNFLANSKMVWQVALVGVPFSLLGAYLGAHLIVSISQEAVGKIILALIPFGILIFLTPKDRPVEERELSSRMLFTVVPLTCLAIGFYDGFFGPGTGSMFIIAFHYLLRMDLVSSSANSKTFNFASNIGALVAFVIAGKVVYLLAVPLVACNILGNHLGSALALRKGNEVVRKALVFSMLCLFTSLGVKYLA from the coding sequence ATGGAAATTCTGGGCGCTTTCTGGGCGGAACACTGGTTGCTGGCGGTGCTCATGCTTGGGGCTATCGCTTTCGTTGCCGGCTTCGTAGACAGCATTGCCGGTGGCGGCGGGTTGTTCCTGGTGCCGGGCTTTCTGCTGGTCGGCATGCCACCGCAGGTTGCCCTCGGCCAGGAAAAACTGGTCAGTACCGTTGGCACACTGGCAGCCATTCGCAACTTCCTGGCCAACAGCAAGATGGTCTGGCAGGTGGCGCTGGTCGGCGTGCCATTCTCGTTGCTCGGTGCCTACCTGGGAGCGCACCTGATCGTCTCGATCTCCCAGGAAGCCGTGGGCAAGATCATCCTGGCGCTGATCCCCTTCGGCATCCTCATCTTCCTCACCCCCAAGGACCGCCCGGTCGAGGAGCGTGAACTGTCATCGCGCATGCTCTTCACCGTGGTACCGCTGACCTGTCTGGCCATCGGCTTCTACGACGGCTTCTTCGGCCCGGGTACCGGCAGCATGTTCATCATCGCGTTCCACTACCTGCTGCGCATGGACCTGGTCTCCAGCTCGGCCAATTCAAAAACCTTCAACTTCGCATCCAACATCGGCGCTTTGGTGGCCTTCGTCATTGCCGGCAAGGTCGTCTACCTGTTGGCGGTGCCGCTGGTGGCCTGCAACATCCTCGGTAACCACCTTGGCAGTGCACTGGCCCTGCGCAAGGGCAACGAAGTGGTGCGCAAGGCGCTGGTGTTCTCGATGCTCTGCCTGTTCACCAGCCTGGGCGTTAAGTACCTGGCCTGA
- a CDS encoding SDR family NAD(P)-dependent oxidoreductase, which translates to MKTAFVTGASSGFGRAICRTLIGKGYRVIGGARRMDKLQALAAELGVNFIPLALDVTDPVSLEKAVEQISDASLQVDLLVNNAGLALGVDRAQASSAENWQRMIDTNITGLAMVTHKILPQMVEADSGMIINIGSIAGTYPYPGGNVYGASKAFVRQFSLNLRADLAGTRVRVSNIEPGLCSGTDFSVVRLNGDLDAVQALYRDVEAILPEDIAATVAWIAEQPAHVNINTIEIMPVAQSSAALNVVRNLPLC; encoded by the coding sequence ATGAAAACTGCATTCGTAACCGGCGCCTCCTCGGGCTTTGGCCGCGCCATCTGCCGTACCTTGATCGGCAAAGGCTACCGCGTGATCGGTGGCGCCCGGCGCATGGACAAGCTGCAAGCGCTGGCCGCCGAGCTAGGCGTCAATTTCATTCCGCTGGCGCTGGATGTCACCGACCCGGTGTCGCTCGAGAAGGCGGTCGAGCAGATTAGTGATGCGTCACTGCAGGTCGACCTGCTGGTCAATAATGCCGGGCTGGCGCTGGGCGTGGACCGTGCCCAGGCCAGTAGTGCGGAAAACTGGCAGCGGATGATCGACACCAACATCACTGGCCTGGCCATGGTCACCCACAAGATCCTGCCGCAGATGGTGGAAGCTGACAGCGGCATGATCATCAATATCGGCTCGATCGCCGGCACCTATCCCTACCCGGGCGGTAACGTGTATGGCGCCAGCAAGGCCTTCGTTCGCCAGTTCAGCCTCAACCTGCGCGCCGACCTGGCGGGCACCCGCGTTCGAGTGAGCAACATCGAGCCTGGGCTGTGCTCGGGGACCGATTTCTCGGTGGTGCGCCTGAACGGTGATCTGGATGCCGTGCAGGCGCTGTATCGGGACGTGGAGGCCATCCTGCCCGAGGACATCGCGGCCACGGTGGCCTGGATTGCCGAGCAGCCGGCGCATGTGAACATCAATACCATCGAGATCATGCCGGTGGCCCAGAGCAGTGCGGCGCTGAACGTGGTGCGCAACCTGCCGCTTTGCTGA